A single genomic interval of Dyella sp. GSA-30 harbors:
- a CDS encoding GlsB/YeaQ/YmgE family stress response membrane protein, which translates to MMHWIIVFIIGLIIGVLAKLLVPGPDSGGIIVTALLGIAGSLIATYVSERWGLLPLTGWKHFVGSVGGAVILLLIYNAIFARPRRL; encoded by the coding sequence ATGATGCATTGGATCATCGTTTTCATTATCGGCTTGATCATCGGTGTCCTGGCCAAGCTGCTGGTACCAGGCCCCGATAGCGGCGGCATCATCGTCACCGCCCTGCTCGGCATCGCCGGGTCGCTGATCGCCACCTATGTGAGCGAGCGCTGGGGCCTGCTGCCCCTGACCGGCTGGAAGCACTTCGTCGGTTCGGTCGGCGGCGCCGTCATATTGCTGCTGATCTACAACGCCATCTTCGCGCGACCGCGGCGGCTGTAG
- a CDS encoding YidB family protein: MSLLNDLLGGGQGNEAGGGSLVSMAGELINKAGGLQGLIGMLQQHGLGDAVQSWVGTGSNQQVSGAELGQALNNGGLGATVEGMAAKLGVDPGQLLGQLSQVLPHAVDHLTPDGQVPQGQPAGGGFDLGALAGLAGKLMGNRA, from the coding sequence ATGTCATTGCTCAACGATTTGCTCGGTGGCGGTCAAGGAAACGAGGCAGGGGGCGGCTCGCTGGTCTCCATGGCCGGCGAACTGATCAACAAGGCCGGTGGCCTGCAGGGTCTGATCGGCATGCTTCAACAGCATGGCCTGGGCGATGCGGTGCAGTCCTGGGTCGGCACCGGCAGCAATCAGCAGGTATCGGGCGCCGAGCTCGGTCAGGCGCTGAACAACGGTGGCCTCGGTGCCACGGTCGAAGGGATGGCGGCGAAGCTGGGCGTGGATCCGGGCCAACTGCTGGGTCAGCTTTCGCAGGTGCTCCCGCATGCTGTCGATCACCTGACGCCCGATGGCCAGGTGCCGCAGGGTCAGCCGGCGGGTGGTGGTTTCGATCTGGGTGCCTTGGCCGGTCTGGCCGGCAAGCTGATGGGCAACCGCGCCTGA
- a CDS encoding peptidylprolyl isomerase, producing MTINVTLDTNRGPIHLRLHDDKTPVTVASFVNLARRGYYDGLSFHRVIADFMIQGGCPEGSGRGGPGYRFEDEFDASLRHDKPGILSMANAGPRTNGSQFFITHGATPWLDGKHSVFGEILGAEDQKVIDAIRQGDTIEKVTVEGDVDALLAAQADRVKEWNAVLDERA from the coding sequence ATGACCATTAACGTTACCCTCGATACCAACCGCGGCCCGATCCATCTGCGTCTGCATGACGACAAGACCCCCGTCACCGTTGCCAGCTTCGTCAATCTGGCGCGCCGTGGCTATTACGACGGCCTGTCGTTTCATCGCGTGATCGCCGATTTCATGATCCAGGGCGGCTGCCCTGAAGGTAGCGGCCGTGGCGGCCCGGGGTATCGTTTCGAGGACGAATTCGACGCCTCGCTGCGTCACGACAAGCCGGGCATCCTGTCGATGGCCAATGCCGGTCCGCGTACCAATGGCAGCCAGTTCTTCATCACCCACGGCGCCACCCCGTGGCTGGACGGCAAGCACAGCGTGTTCGGCGAAATCCTCGGCGCCGAAGACCAGAAGGTGATCGATGCCATCCGCCAGGGCGACACGATCGAGAAAGTGACCGTGGAAGGCGACGTCGACGCATTGCTCGCTGCGCAGGCCGATCGCGTGAAGGAATGGAACGCGGTGCTCGACGAGCGCGCCTGA
- a CDS encoding GlsB/YeaQ/YmgE family stress response membrane protein — MHWLWVIIVGLVVGLLAKAFTPGKDPGGFIITVLLGIAGSIISTFVGEKLGLWGETGLVHFIGSIVGAVILLVIYGMFKRRSAT, encoded by the coding sequence ATGCATTGGCTTTGGGTAATCATCGTCGGCTTGGTCGTTGGCCTGCTGGCCAAGGCGTTTACGCCGGGCAAGGATCCTGGCGGCTTCATCATTACCGTCCTGCTCGGTATCGCCGGTTCGATCATTTCCACGTTCGTGGGCGAAAAATTAGGACTTTGGGGAGAAACCGGCCTGGTGCATTTTATCGGCTCGATCGTCGGCGCGGTGATCCTGCTGGTGATCTACGGCATGTTCAAGCGCCGCAGCGCTACCTGA